One segment of Nocardioides sp. QY071 DNA contains the following:
- a CDS encoding acyltransferase family protein, giving the protein MNQIDRLPGPLPTRVLALDGLRGVAVLAVVGYHLFPHRLPGGFLGVDMFFVLSGFLITAELVRGADGSGRPAFAPFWARRARRLLPALLAVLLVVTAATGLLGGALEVRLRQQVLAALTFSSNWYQAGTPASYADRYEAPVLQHLWSLAVEEQFYLVWPVLLWLLLALTRPFRTDRRGQVVAVLAVLGVAAMAVGHLGGASLNRLYFGTDTHGFSLLIGAVAALWTVEVRLRTAVAAAVGALLAVVLLPWDASLTYLGGTAAVAAATALVVLHVTADAQRPDCGRSPVAIVLSAPLLRWAGRRSYGIYLWHWPVIVVLLQVAPGVPLAVAAVPITLGLAALSWRHLEEPVQRLGYRASARQVVALGQRTGLVGIAVSTVVAALVSATVTAGIGNSRDHSALQVSLDTGQAAIEAHRKATTPAPPAPAAGAAPAASPWAAPAPGDGRDLTVIGDSVTVAAAPALFDLLPQADVRAHVGMQMASLEGRIRGLSRTGALRPVVVIALGTNGDFAPHQLTDAIGAAGPGHRFVLVTASGPRSWIGPANAKLRHYARTHADARLADWAALRSRVPDFAGDRIHPGPRGGAVLARLMSRTAASFYAS; this is encoded by the coding sequence GTGAACCAGATCGACCGGCTCCCCGGCCCTCTCCCCACCCGCGTGCTCGCCCTCGACGGGCTGCGCGGCGTGGCCGTGCTCGCCGTCGTCGGCTACCACCTCTTCCCGCACCGGCTGCCCGGCGGGTTCCTGGGCGTCGACATGTTCTTCGTCCTGTCCGGCTTCCTGATCACCGCGGAGCTGGTGCGCGGGGCCGACGGTTCGGGACGGCCCGCCTTCGCACCGTTCTGGGCACGACGGGCCCGCCGGCTCCTGCCGGCGCTGCTCGCGGTCCTGCTGGTGGTGACCGCGGCCACGGGGCTGCTCGGCGGTGCCCTGGAGGTGCGGCTGCGACAGCAGGTGCTCGCGGCGCTGACCTTCAGCAGCAACTGGTACCAGGCCGGCACGCCGGCGTCGTACGCCGACCGCTACGAGGCGCCGGTGCTGCAACACCTGTGGTCGCTGGCCGTCGAGGAGCAGTTCTACCTGGTGTGGCCGGTGCTGCTGTGGCTGCTGCTGGCCCTCACGCGGCCCTTCCGCACGGATCGGCGCGGACAGGTCGTGGCGGTGCTCGCGGTGCTCGGCGTCGCGGCCATGGCCGTCGGCCACCTGGGTGGCGCATCCTTGAACCGGCTCTACTTCGGCACCGACACCCACGGCTTCTCGCTCCTGATCGGTGCGGTCGCCGCGCTGTGGACGGTCGAGGTACGGCTGCGGACGGCGGTCGCGGCGGCGGTCGGCGCGCTGCTCGCCGTCGTGCTCCTGCCCTGGGACGCCTCGCTCACCTATCTCGGCGGTACGGCGGCCGTCGCCGCCGCCACGGCGCTGGTCGTGCTCCATGTGACGGCCGACGCCCAACGGCCCGACTGCGGCCGCTCGCCGGTCGCCATCGTCCTGTCCGCGCCGCTGCTGCGCTGGGCCGGGCGCCGCAGCTACGGGATCTACCTGTGGCACTGGCCGGTGATCGTGGTCCTGCTGCAGGTGGCGCCGGGCGTGCCGCTCGCGGTGGCCGCCGTACCGATCACCCTGGGGCTGGCCGCCCTGTCGTGGCGTCATCTCGAGGAGCCGGTGCAGCGACTCGGCTACCGGGCGTCGGCCCGGCAGGTGGTGGCCCTCGGGCAGCGGACCGGACTGGTCGGCATCGCCGTCAGCACCGTCGTCGCCGCCCTGGTCTCGGCCACCGTCACCGCCGGGATCGGCAACTCCCGCGACCACAGCGCGCTGCAAGTGAGCCTCGACACCGGACAGGCCGCGATCGAGGCGCACCGGAAGGCCACGACGCCAGCGCCGCCCGCGCCGGCAGCCGGTGCGGCACCCGCGGCGTCACCGTGGGCCGCGCCGGCCCCCGGTGACGGCCGCGACCTCACCGTCATCGGCGACTCCGTCACCGTCGCCGCCGCGCCGGCGCTCTTCGACCTGCTGCCCCAGGCCGACGTCCGCGCCCACGTGGGGATGCAGATGGCGAGCCTCGAGGGGCGGATCCGCGGACTGAGCAGGACCGGCGCGCTGCGGCCCGTGGTCGTCATCGCCCTGGGCACGAACGGCGACTTCGCACCCCACCAGCTCACCGACGCCATCGGCGCGGCCGGACCCGGCCACCGGTTCGTCCTGGTCACGGCCAGCGGGCCGCGCTCCTGGATCGGGCCGGCGAACGCCAAGCTGCGCCACTACGCCCGCACCCACGCCGACGCGCGGCTCGCCGACTGGGCGGCGCTGCGCTCCCGGGTGCCGGACTTCGCCGGCGACCGCATCCACCCGGGCCCGCGGGGCGGTGCGGTCCTCGCGCGGCTGATGTCACGCACGGCCGCGTCCTTCTACGCGTCCTGA
- a CDS encoding barstar family protein → MSGLAAVLAGRHAPGVHRWESALDVASVRHAAEHAGWGFGYVDGVGLDARDDVLRALGDALAFPDHYGANLDALNDCLRDLPGPTVLLWDAWSGFARAEPRWFRLVVEVLGDRGAADPAVEVLLRGPGPAEVVPLLG, encoded by the coding sequence ATGAGCGGGCTCGCGGCTGTGCTCGCCGGGCGGCACGCGCCCGGCGTCCACCGGTGGGAGTCGGCGCTCGACGTCGCCTCGGTGCGGCACGCGGCCGAGCACGCCGGCTGGGGCTTCGGGTACGTCGACGGCGTGGGCCTCGATGCCCGCGACGACGTGCTGAGGGCGCTCGGCGACGCCCTCGCGTTCCCCGACCACTACGGCGCCAACCTGGACGCCCTCAACGACTGCCTGCGCGACCTGCCCGGCCCGACCGTGCTGCTCTGGGACGCCTGGTCCGGGTTCGCGCGGGCGGAGCCGCGCTGGTTCCGGCTCGTGGTCGAGGTCCTGGGGGACCGCGGCGCTGCCGACCCGGCCGTCGAGGTGCTGCTGCGCGGACCCGGGCCGGCCGAGGTCGTGCCGCTGCTCGGGTGA
- a CDS encoding ribonuclease domain-containing protein — translation MSRRTTKVISSVITVVLLVGVWWLQSRGGDDTADPERATESPSATATPRAAATPTAAASRDEDGLPYVDLADLPPEAAETVDLIDAGGPFPYPGKDGSTFGNFEGVLPDRPRGYYAEYTVETPGLDHRGARRIIAGDEGELYWTEDHYESFERIRR, via the coding sequence ATGAGCCGGCGCACGACGAAGGTCATCTCGTCGGTCATCACCGTCGTCCTGCTGGTCGGGGTGTGGTGGCTGCAGTCGCGCGGCGGTGACGACACCGCGGATCCGGAGCGCGCGACCGAGAGCCCGAGCGCCACCGCGACACCGCGTGCCGCTGCCACGCCCACCGCCGCGGCGTCGCGCGACGAGGACGGCCTCCCGTACGTCGACCTGGCCGACCTGCCGCCGGAGGCCGCCGAGACCGTCGACCTGATCGATGCCGGCGGGCCGTTCCCCTATCCCGGCAAGGACGGCTCCACCTTCGGCAACTTCGAGGGCGTGCTGCCGGACCGGCCGCGCGGCTACTACGCGGAGTACACCGTCGAGACCCCCGGCCTCGACCACCGCGGCGCCCGGCGGATCATCGCCGGCGACGAGGGGGAGCTGTACTGGACAGAGGACCACTACGAGTCGTTCGAGAGGATTCGGCGATGA
- a CDS encoding Rv2175c family DNA-binding protein gives MSDKPLAEQDLSALVEEWLDWDEAAAQIGVTPAKVRTMVREHQLAAAVPGEPGRGIKQGIPALFLVDGEPVKGLPGLLTLMHDNGYDDRECIAWIFLDADLPGRPIDALLENRGAEVKRRAQALAF, from the coding sequence ATGAGCGACAAGCCCCTGGCCGAGCAGGACCTCTCCGCCCTTGTCGAGGAGTGGCTGGACTGGGACGAGGCGGCCGCGCAGATCGGCGTCACGCCCGCGAAGGTGCGCACCATGGTGCGCGAGCACCAGCTGGCCGCCGCGGTGCCGGGTGAGCCCGGTCGCGGTATCAAGCAGGGCATCCCCGCCCTGTTCCTCGTCGACGGCGAGCCGGTGAAGGGCCTGCCCGGCCTGCTCACCCTGATGCACGACAACGGGTACGACGACCGCGAGTGCATCGCCTGGATCTTCCTCGACGCCGACCTCCCGGGCCGCCCGATCGACGCGCTGCTGGAGAACCGCGGCGCCGAGGTCAAGCGCCGTGCCCAGGCGCTCGCCTTCTGA
- the pknB gene encoding Stk1 family PASTA domain-containing Ser/Thr kinase, whose protein sequence is MHEDQRARGHAARPGDPARIQDHQHGRLLDGRYRIGIRIARGGMASVYEAVDTRLDRTVAVKIMHPGLGDSTTQDDDSFARRFVSEAKAAARISHPNVVAVFDQGRDESDGTVYLVMEYVPGHTLRDTVTKDAPMSPERALALLDPVLSALGAAHRAGLIHRDVKPENVLIATDPSSGASRIKVADFGLAKAVSADTQHTATNGVLIGTVSYLAPELVVEQRADARADVYAVGVILFELLTGTKPHTGETPIAVAYRHVHEDVPLPSSVVPGIPDYVDALTARATTRDPSLRPADATVLLHHVRRVVQALHDGLRSDPELVADLLPAARAGAPAEAPAGVDGDTTPEPVSSLWDGMPDLVTPDHERTSVIVDRPQPAVPVPPRPPAPPKAARPPRQRKPGRAKRIAIALVLVLLAGALGGTGWWVGWGRYTTTPGVIGLEQAAAAAKLDKAGLGAEVKEVYSESVAKGVVVSTDPRPGARILPDGEVTLTVSRGKERYDVPDLTGKTVAEAEAALAEVKFVPAQPVEEWSETVEAGRVIRSTPAFGTPEAQRLPVGTSVTLVVSKGRKPLKVRSFVGKDADKAKQVLGKKGLDVQVVDEKYSDDVAEGRVISQTPETGTLFKGDKVELVVSKGPELVLVPAVRLKSTDDAIALLEDLGLVVRVEHADIYINGSVAWSTAPGGGTKVRKGSTVVLYVV, encoded by the coding sequence GTGCACGAAGACCAGCGCGCTCGCGGCCACGCCGCGCGACCCGGCGACCCCGCACGCATCCAGGACCACCAGCACGGGCGCCTGCTCGACGGCCGCTACCGGATCGGCATCCGGATCGCCCGCGGTGGCATGGCCAGCGTCTACGAGGCCGTCGACACCCGGCTGGACCGCACCGTGGCCGTCAAGATCATGCACCCCGGCCTCGGCGACTCCACGACCCAGGACGACGACTCGTTCGCCCGCCGCTTCGTCAGCGAGGCCAAGGCGGCGGCGCGGATCTCGCACCCGAACGTCGTGGCCGTCTTCGACCAGGGGCGCGACGAGAGCGACGGGACCGTCTACCTCGTCATGGAGTACGTCCCGGGGCACACCCTGCGCGACACGGTGACCAAGGACGCCCCGATGTCACCCGAGCGGGCGCTGGCGCTGCTCGACCCGGTGCTCTCGGCCCTCGGGGCCGCCCATCGCGCGGGCCTGATCCACCGCGACGTGAAGCCCGAGAACGTCCTGATCGCCACGGATCCGAGTTCCGGGGCGAGCCGGATCAAGGTCGCCGACTTCGGCCTGGCCAAGGCGGTCAGCGCCGACACCCAGCACACCGCGACCAACGGCGTGCTGATCGGCACCGTCTCCTACCTCGCCCCCGAGCTGGTCGTCGAGCAGCGGGCCGACGCCCGCGCCGACGTGTACGCCGTCGGCGTGATCCTGTTCGAGCTGCTGACCGGCACCAAGCCCCACACGGGCGAGACGCCGATCGCGGTGGCCTACCGCCACGTCCACGAGGACGTCCCGCTCCCGTCGAGCGTCGTACCCGGCATCCCCGACTACGTCGACGCGCTCACCGCACGGGCCACCACCCGCGACCCCAGCCTGCGCCCGGCGGACGCCACGGTGCTGCTGCACCACGTGCGCCGCGTCGTCCAGGCGCTGCACGACGGCCTGCGCTCCGACCCCGAGCTGGTCGCCGACCTGCTGCCCGCCGCCCGCGCGGGCGCTCCCGCCGAGGCGCCGGCCGGCGTCGACGGCGACACGACGCCGGAGCCGGTCAGCTCGCTGTGGGACGGCATGCCGGACCTGGTCACGCCCGACCACGAGCGCACCTCGGTCATCGTCGACCGGCCGCAGCCGGCCGTGCCGGTGCCCCCGAGGCCCCCGGCCCCGCCGAAGGCGGCCCGGCCCCCGCGCCAGCGCAAGCCCGGACGGGCCAAGCGGATCGCGATCGCGCTGGTGCTGGTCCTGCTCGCCGGTGCGCTCGGCGGCACCGGCTGGTGGGTCGGCTGGGGCCGCTACACGACGACCCCCGGCGTGATCGGGCTGGAGCAGGCCGCCGCGGCGGCGAAGCTCGACAAGGCCGGGCTCGGCGCCGAGGTCAAGGAGGTCTACTCCGAGAGCGTCGCCAAGGGCGTGGTCGTCTCGACCGACCCGCGCCCGGGAGCCAGGATCCTGCCCGACGGCGAGGTGACCCTGACCGTCTCGCGCGGCAAGGAGCGCTACGACGTCCCTGACCTCACCGGCAAGACCGTCGCCGAGGCGGAGGCGGCCCTCGCCGAGGTGAAGTTCGTCCCCGCCCAGCCGGTCGAGGAGTGGTCCGAGACCGTGGAGGCCGGCCGCGTGATCCGCTCCACCCCGGCGTTCGGGACGCCCGAGGCACAACGACTGCCCGTCGGCACCTCGGTCACCCTCGTCGTGTCCAAGGGCCGCAAGCCGCTCAAGGTCCGCAGCTTCGTCGGCAAGGACGCCGACAAGGCGAAGCAGGTGCTGGGCAAGAAGGGACTCGACGTCCAGGTCGTTGACGAGAAGTACAGCGACGACGTCGCCGAGGGCCGCGTGATCAGCCAGACCCCCGAGACCGGCACCCTGTTCAAGGGCGACAAGGTCGAGCTGGTCGTCTCGAAGGGCCCGGAGCTGGTCCTGGTGCCTGCGGTGCGGCTCAAGTCGACCGACGACGCGATCGCCCTGCTCGAGGACCTCGGCCTCGTCGTGCGGGTCGAGCACGCCGACATCTACATCAACGGCTCCGTCGCGTGGAGCACGGCTCCCGGCGGCGGGACCAAGGTGCGCAAGGGCAGCACGGTCGTCCTCTATGTCGTCTGA
- a CDS encoding DMT family transporter, with translation MSSDPSAVNGSTSRRTALLATLALLAMTACWGSTFFLIKDLLERVPTVDFLAVRFLIAGGAMLLIAPRAVARLPPDVRRRALVLGALYGVGQILQTAGLAHTPASVSGFITGLYVVATPLFAAVVLKSRITPATWGAVVLATTGLGVLTLDGFSIGYGEAITLVAALLYAAHIVALGAWSRPADALGMSILQILVIAAICLVAALVSGEPGIVLPERGTDWLNLVYMALFAGAAALLAQTWAQAHLPATRSAIIMSMEPVFAAFFAVLLGGESLTVRMLGGGLLVLAAMLVVELVPRRHVEGEVTHLAV, from the coding sequence ATGTCGTCTGACCCCTCCGCGGTCAACGGCAGCACCTCTCGTCGTACCGCCCTCCTGGCGACGCTCGCCCTGCTCGCCATGACGGCGTGCTGGGGCTCGACCTTCTTCCTGATCAAGGACCTGCTCGAGCGGGTGCCGACCGTCGACTTCCTGGCCGTGCGCTTCCTGATCGCCGGGGGCGCCATGCTGCTCATCGCGCCGCGGGCGGTGGCACGGCTCCCGCCCGACGTACGCCGCCGGGCGCTCGTGCTCGGCGCTCTCTACGGCGTCGGCCAGATCCTGCAGACCGCGGGACTCGCGCACACGCCGGCCAGCGTGTCCGGCTTCATCACGGGCCTGTACGTCGTCGCGACGCCGCTGTTCGCCGCCGTGGTGCTGAAGTCCCGGATCACCCCGGCCACCTGGGGCGCGGTCGTGCTCGCCACCACCGGGCTCGGCGTGCTCACGCTCGACGGCTTCTCGATCGGGTACGGCGAGGCGATCACCCTGGTCGCCGCCCTGCTGTACGCCGCGCACATCGTCGCCCTCGGCGCCTGGTCCCGCCCGGCCGACGCGCTGGGCATGTCGATCCTGCAGATCCTGGTCATCGCCGCGATCTGCCTGGTCGCGGCGCTGGTCTCCGGCGAGCCGGGCATCGTGCTGCCCGAGCGCGGAACCGACTGGCTGAACCTGGTCTACATGGCGCTGTTCGCCGGCGCCGCGGCGCTGCTCGCGCAGACCTGGGCGCAGGCCCACCTGCCGGCGACGCGCAGCGCGATCATCATGAGCATGGAGCCGGTGTTCGCTGCGTTCTTCGCCGTGCTGCTCGGCGGCGAGTCGCTGACCGTGCGGATGCTCGGCGGCGGCCTGCTGGTGCTCGCCGCGATGCTCGTCGTCGAACTGGTCCCCCGCCGCCACGTCGAGGGCGAGGTCACCCACCTCGCGGTGTGA
- a CDS encoding SRPBCC family protein yields MAGHIIHVHSTIPAPPAQVWDVITDVAHAPDVLRSVSESEVLTEGGYDVGTTWRERRTLFGHHGPEQIQVVESEPERRTVVEAEVGNDIIRTAYRLTPSGPEATGTRLAMTTTVEMSHRSALSRAMWAMFGGFSYDRTRKVLEHDLEDIEAEACRRALAG; encoded by the coding sequence ATGGCCGGTCACATCATCCACGTGCACAGCACCATCCCCGCCCCGCCGGCGCAGGTGTGGGACGTCATCACCGACGTCGCCCACGCCCCCGACGTGCTGCGCAGCGTCAGCGAGAGCGAGGTGCTCACCGAGGGCGGGTACGACGTCGGCACCACCTGGCGCGAGCGCCGGACCCTGTTCGGCCACCACGGACCCGAGCAGATCCAGGTCGTCGAGTCCGAGCCGGAGCGCCGTACCGTCGTCGAGGCGGAGGTCGGCAACGACATCATCCGCACCGCCTACCGCCTCACCCCGTCCGGGCCGGAGGCGACCGGCACCAGGCTGGCGATGACCACGACGGTCGAGATGAGCCACCGCTCGGCGCTCTCGCGGGCGATGTGGGCGATGTTCGGCGGCTTCAGCTACGACCGCACCCGCAAGGTGCTCGAGCACGACCTGGAGGACATCGAGGCGGAGGCCTGCCGACGCGCGCTCGCGGGCTGA
- a CDS encoding GntG family PLP-dependent aldolase, giving the protein MIDLRSDTVTRPTEAMRAAMAAAEVGDDVYGEDPTVRALEERVAELFGREAALWTPTGSLANVLAVAAVVAPGQEVLCEARAHIARAELGAHGAVSGLTMRTWSHPRGQVDLAALGELFAPDLGPYFVQTAALSVENTHNFAGGAVLPLADLQALRAFADERGVAVHLDGARIWNAHVATGTPLRDYGRVADVMAVCLSKGLGAPAGSLLLGSAERTAQARVRRKRLGAGMRQVGILAAAGLHALDHHVERLADDHAHARLLAEAVGADPAGVDTNIVAFDVADAPAYVARAREAGVLVGAVGARTIRLVTHLDVGRDDVELAAKVLAGLVVE; this is encoded by the coding sequence GTGATCGACCTCCGCTCCGACACGGTCACCCGGCCGACGGAGGCGATGCGCGCCGCCATGGCGGCGGCCGAGGTCGGCGACGACGTCTACGGCGAGGACCCGACCGTCCGCGCCCTCGAGGAGCGGGTGGCCGAGCTGTTCGGCCGCGAGGCCGCGCTGTGGACGCCGACCGGCTCGCTGGCCAACGTGCTCGCGGTCGCGGCCGTCGTGGCACCCGGCCAGGAGGTGCTCTGTGAGGCACGCGCCCACATCGCGCGGGCCGAGCTCGGCGCCCACGGTGCCGTGTCCGGCCTGACCATGCGCACCTGGTCGCACCCACGAGGCCAGGTCGATCTCGCCGCGCTCGGGGAGCTGTTCGCGCCCGACCTGGGGCCGTACTTCGTGCAGACCGCCGCGCTCTCGGTGGAGAACACCCACAACTTCGCCGGGGGAGCGGTGCTCCCGCTCGCCGACCTGCAGGCGCTGCGGGCGTTCGCCGACGAGCGCGGCGTCGCGGTCCACCTCGACGGCGCCCGGATCTGGAACGCCCACGTCGCGACCGGCACCCCGCTGCGCGACTACGGTCGGGTCGCCGACGTGATGGCGGTCTGCCTGTCCAAGGGCCTCGGTGCACCGGCCGGCTCGCTGCTGCTCGGCAGTGCCGAGCGGACGGCGCAGGCACGGGTACGCCGCAAGCGGCTCGGCGCCGGCATGCGCCAGGTCGGCATCCTCGCGGCCGCCGGCCTGCACGCCCTCGACCACCACGTCGAGCGGCTCGCCGACGACCACGCCCACGCGCGGCTGCTCGCCGAGGCCGTCGGGGCCGACCCGGCCGGCGTCGACACCAACATCGTGGCCTTCGACGTCGCCGACGCCCCGGCGTACGTCGCCCGGGCCCGGGAGGCCGGCGTCCTCGTCGGCGCCGTCGGTGCGCGCACCATCCGGCTGGTCACGCACCTCGACGTGGGCCGCGACGACGTCGAGCTGGCCGCGAAGGTGCTCGCCGGACTGGTCGTCGAGTAG
- a CDS encoding 3-deoxy-7-phosphoheptulonate synthase class II gives MSSLPSLEQLHAIGAKQQPSYDDPAALAATVERLRTLPPLVFAGECDELKAKIAAASRGEAFLLQGGDCAETFVDATADNTRNKLRVLLQMAVVLTYAASVPVVKVGRLAGQYAKPRSSDTETRGEVTLPAYRGDAVNGFEFTPESRRPDPQRLLDVYHASASTLNLVRAFTTGGYADLRQVHTWNSEFVRNSPVGQHYEAMAAEIDRALTFMKAIGADPEEFHRVDFYSSHEALLLEYEHAMTRIDSRTEKPYNVSGHMVWIGERTRQLEGAHVEYFRHISNPIGCKLGPTATADDALALAAKLNPTNEPGRLTFITRFGAGKIRDGLPALVEKVTAEGVDVAWVCDAMHGNTFEASNGYKTRRFEDVLDEVQGFFDVHRALGTVPAGILVENTGDDVTEIVGGGEELDEQGLAHRYESVVDPRLNRVQSLELAFQVAGMLRS, from the coding sequence GTGAGCAGCCTTCCGTCCCTCGAGCAGTTGCACGCCATCGGAGCGAAGCAGCAGCCGTCGTACGACGACCCCGCGGCCCTGGCCGCGACCGTCGAGCGACTGCGCACGCTGCCCCCGCTGGTGTTTGCGGGCGAGTGCGACGAGCTGAAGGCCAAGATCGCGGCGGCCAGCCGCGGCGAGGCCTTCCTGCTCCAGGGCGGCGACTGCGCCGAGACCTTCGTCGACGCCACCGCCGACAACACCCGCAACAAGCTGCGGGTGCTGCTGCAGATGGCTGTCGTGCTGACCTACGCCGCGTCGGTGCCGGTCGTCAAGGTCGGGCGCCTCGCGGGCCAGTACGCCAAGCCTCGCTCGTCGGACACCGAGACCCGTGGCGAGGTCACCCTGCCGGCCTACCGCGGCGACGCGGTCAACGGCTTCGAGTTCACCCCCGAGTCGCGCCGTCCCGACCCGCAGCGCCTGCTCGACGTCTACCACGCGTCGGCGTCCACGCTGAACCTCGTGCGCGCCTTCACGACGGGTGGCTACGCCGACCTGCGCCAGGTGCACACCTGGAACTCCGAGTTCGTCCGCAACAGCCCCGTGGGCCAGCACTACGAGGCGATGGCCGCCGAGATCGACCGTGCGCTGACCTTCATGAAGGCGATCGGCGCCGACCCGGAGGAGTTCCACCGGGTCGACTTCTACTCCTCCCACGAGGCGCTCCTGCTCGAGTACGAGCACGCCATGACCCGCATCGACTCGCGCACCGAGAAGCCCTACAACGTCTCGGGCCACATGGTGTGGATCGGCGAGCGCACCCGCCAGCTCGAGGGTGCGCATGTCGAGTACTTCCGCCACATCAGCAACCCGATCGGCTGCAAGCTCGGCCCGACGGCGACCGCCGACGACGCGCTCGCCCTCGCCGCGAAGCTCAACCCGACCAACGAGCCGGGCCGGCTGACCTTCATCACCCGCTTCGGCGCGGGCAAGATCCGCGACGGCCTGCCGGCGCTGGTCGAGAAGGTCACCGCCGAGGGCGTCGACGTGGCCTGGGTGTGCGACGCCATGCACGGCAACACCTTCGAGGCGTCCAACGGCTACAAGACCCGCCGCTTCGAGGACGTCCTCGACGAGGTGCAGGGCTTCTTCGACGTGCACCGCGCGCTCGGTACGGTCCCGGCCGGCATCCTCGTCGAGAACACCGGCGACGACGTCACCGAGATCGTCGGCGGCGGCGAGGAGCTCGACGAGCAGGGCCTGGCCCACCGCTACGAGTCGGTCGTCGACCCGCGCCTCAACCGGGTGCAGTCGCTGGAGCTGGCCTTCCAGGTCGCGGGCATGCTGCGCTCGTGA